From a single Miscanthus floridulus cultivar M001 chromosome 8, ASM1932011v1, whole genome shotgun sequence genomic region:
- the LOC136471507 gene encoding citrate synthase, glyoxysomal-like, translated as MDRADPTQGRLAVLSSHLRAGGAGAGEAAGLERSPVSAAAPGPRAGALAVVDGRTRKRHEVKVSEDGTVRATDFKKITTGKDDKGLKIYDPGYLNTAPVRSTICYIDGDEGILRYRGYPIEELAESSSFVEVAYLLMYGNLPTQSQLAEWEFAISQHSAVPQGLLDIIQSMPHDAHPMGVLASAMSTLSVFHPDANPALRGQDLYKSKQVRDKQIVRVLGKAPTIAAAAYLRLAGRPPILPSNTLSYSENFLYMLDSLGNKSYKPNPRLARALDILFILHAEHEMNCSTAAVRHLASSGVDVFTALSGGVGALYGPLHGGANEAVLKMLNEIGSVENIPDFIEGVKNRKRKMSGFGHRVYKNYDPRAKVIRKLAEEVFSIVGRDPLIEVAIALEKAALSDEYFIKRKLYPNVDFYSGLIYRAMGFPTEFFPVLFAIPRMAGWLAHWKESLDDPDTKIMRPQQVYTGVWLRHYTPVRERVLPSQSEELGQIATSNATRRRRAGSAL; from the exons ATGGATCGCGCCGACCCCACGCAGGGCCGCCTCGCCGTGCTCTCCTCCCACCTTCGCGCCGGTGGCGCAGGGGCCGGGGAGGCGGCGGGGCTGGAGAGGTCGCCGGTGTCCGCGGCGGCGCCAGGGCCCCGCGCCGGCGCGCTCGCCGTGGTGGACGGGAGGACCCGGAAGCGGCACGAGGTCAAGGTCTCCGAGGACGGCACCGTGCGCGCCACCGACTTCAAGAAG ATTACCACTGGAAAGGATGACAAGGGTCTTAAGATTTATGATCCTGGTTATCTTAACACTGCCCCTGTTCGCTCGACCATCTGCTACATCGATGGGGACGAGGGAATCCTTCGCTACAGGGGATATCCAATCGAAGAGTTGGCTGAAAGCAGTTCGTTTGTTGAGGTGGCGTACCTTTTAA TGTATGGGAATCTGCCTACTCAGAGCCAATTGGCAGAATGGGAATTCGCTATTTCTCAGCATTCTGCTGTTCCTCAAGGACTGCTG GATATCATACAATCAATGCCCCATGATGCTCACCCCATGGGTGTCCTTGCCAGTGCAATGAGCACCCTTTCTGTCTTCCATCCAGATGCAAACCCTGCTCTTAGA GGTCAAGATCTTTATAAGTCAAAGCAGGTGAGGGATAAACAAATTGTGCGAGTACTTGGGAAG GCACCAACAATAGCAGCTGCTGCCTACTTGAGATTAGCAGGAAGGCCTCCCATCCTTCCTTCAAATACTCTATCTTATTCAGAGAACTTCTTGTACATGCTGGACTCTTT GGGTAACAAATCATATAAACCAAATCCTCGACTTGCTCGAGCTCTAGATATCCTATTTATTCTGCATGCTGAACATGAAATGAACTGCTCTACAGCTGCTGTTAGGCACCTTGCTTCAAG TGGTGTGGATGTCTTCACTGCCCTTTCTGGTGGTGTTGGAGCTCTATATGGTCCTCTGCATGGTGGTGCAAATGAG GCAGTACTTAAAATGTTAAATGAGATTGGAAGTGTGGAAAATATTCCAGATTTCATTGAAGGAGTAAAGAACAG GAAGAGGAAGATGTCAGGTTTTGGGCACCGTGTGTACAAGAACTATGACCCTCGTGCTAAAGTCATCAGAAAATTGGCAGAGGAGGTGTTCTCAATTGTTGGACGGGATCCACTTATTGAG GTGGCCATTGCTCTAGAAAAGGCAGCACTGTCAGATGAATATTTTATCAAGAGGAAGCTATATCCAAATGTGGACTTCTACTCTGGGCTAATTTATAG GGCGATGGGATTCCCTACAGAATTTTTCCCTGTGCTGTTTGCCATTCCTCGCATGGCTGGCTGGCTAGCGCATTGGAAAGAGTCACTCGATGATCCCGACACTAAGATTATGAGGCCCCAACAG GTATACACCGGCGTCTGGCTGAGGCATTATACTCCAGTCAGAGAACGAGTGTTGCCAAGCCAGAGTGAGGAACTCGGCCAGATTGCCACCTCAAACGCAACTAGGCGCCGCCGTGCTGGTTCTGCCCTGTAG